A stretch of the Nematostella vectensis chromosome 1, jaNemVect1.1, whole genome shotgun sequence genome encodes the following:
- the LOC5507610 gene encoding nuclear autoantigenic sperm protein isoform X2, whose protein sequence is MASTEKQTPSNVEQEAISDETFDEEIAKLMGKGKRHFICSEILDAVKCLEEATKRLDKRYGKTNEDKCGEAYLWYGKALFELARMEGGVLGNALQDAIDEKGDQNGEESESTNGAPSDKKTDEQEVDSKEEKDELIVGPKISEIPEEEKEQIGTEVVEAMTREAFDKAMEEDKKKDAKSDEKPTKGESSKSEEKPADDKKASEEAAGDENKDELMEGEEEEEEEEEEEGDDDEDKADEGADEASDKDEPTYMELAWQVFELARLIFEKRDSKEGKLLLAQCHLKLGEIQMEQEQFMPAIDDFLKCLDIQKEHLEEDNRLLAETAYNIGLSFSFQSMHDKAKKYYSQALEVLEKRMNCLQKSIDEADSKSKGKGKADDEDPTVKNRKELEELQDLFPEIKAKVDEASDLMTQTKPDVASIMSNGATTTVGFGASSSDAPTKATLIAIKKAPVAATDISHLVHRNKVGAAQHVVCSPEETRRR, encoded by the exons ATGGCGTCAACTGAGAAACAAACACCTTCAAATGTCGAGCAAGAGGCGATCTCCGATGAAACTTTTGA CGAGGAAATTGCGAAGTTGATGGGCAAGGGGAAACGACATTTCATTTGCAGCGAAATTCTTGACGCTGTCAAATGCTTAGAAGAGGCGACAAAAAGACT AGATAAGCGGTACGGCAAAACAAATGAAGACAAATGTGGCGAGGCCTACTTGTGGTATGGAAAAGCACTTTTTGAACTTGCCAG GATGGAAGGTGGCGTACTTGGAAATGCCCTGCAAGATG CTATTGATGAAAAGGGTGATCAAAATGGTGAAGAGAGTGAGAGCACGAATGGGGCACCTTCTGACAAAAAGACTGACGAGCAAGAGGTTGATTCCAAGGAAGAGAAAGATGAACTCATCG TTGGCCCCAAAATCAGTGAAATTCCAGAAGAGGAGAAAGAGCAAATTGGCACAGAAGTGGTAGAAGCTATGACTCGGGAAGCCTTTGATAAAGCGATGGAGGAAGACAAGAAGAAAGATGCCAAATCCGATGAAAAACCCACTAAAG gAGAGTCAAGCAAATCAGAAGAGAAACCAGCTGATGACAAGAAGGCATCAGAGGAGGCTGCCGGGGATGAAAACAAGGACGAACTCATGGAAGgagaggaagaggaggaggaagaggaggaggaagagggtGACGATGATGAGGACAAGGCTGATGAAGGTGCTGACGAAGCCAGCGATAAG GATGAACCCACATATATGGAGCTTGCTTGGCAAGTCTTTGAATTAGCACGTCTCATTTTTGAAAA GAGAGATAGCAAAGAAGGCAAGCTTTTACTTGCACAATGCCATCTCAAGCTTGGTGAGATACAGATGGAGCAAG AACAATTTATGCCTGCAATTGACGACTTTCTTAAATGCTTGGATATCCAAAAAGAGCATTTGGAAGAGGACAACAGATTACTGGCAGAAAC GGCATACAATATTGGCCTGTCATTCTCCTTCCAATCAATGCATGATAAAGCGAAGAAATACTACAGTCAAGCATTAGAGGTTCTTGAAAAGAGGATGAATTGTTTGCAGAAGAGTATTGATGAAGCTGATAGCAAGAGCAAGGGCAAGGGTAAAGCCGATGATGAGGACCCAACCGTGAAAAACAGGAAAGAGCTGGAGGAGCTACAAGACTTATTCCCTGAGATTAAAGCCAAG GTGGATGAAGCCAGTGACCTCATGACACAGACAAAACCAGATGTTGCATCAATCATG AGTAATGGCGCAACAACAACTGTAGGATTTGGTGCATCGTCGTCAGACGCTCCAACTAAGGCCACTCTA ATTGCTATCAAAAAGGCCCCCGTAGCCGCGACCGACATTTCCCATCTAGTTCACCGAAATaaggtgggtgcggcccaacACGTGGTCTGTTCACCAG